Proteins found in one Mesorhizobium sp. CAU 1732 genomic segment:
- a CDS encoding GNAT family N-acetyltransferase, producing MALVVAVETPLQDDVRLLVADLNDAMDAQSPDTPEEFNFRMTAEEMAGPETTVFVARLDGAAIGCGALLRHPQGYGEVKRMYVRAAAQGMGVAGSILDAIEARAVADGLSHLALETGDGFGAAKRVYERAGFVRCGAFADYPESPYSIFYKKTLVRQPAETTSI from the coding sequence ATGGCCCTCGTCGTCGCCGTCGAGACACCGCTGCAGGATGATGTGCGTCTGCTGGTCGCTGACCTGAACGACGCCATGGACGCGCAGTCTCCCGACACGCCCGAAGAGTTCAATTTTCGCATGACCGCCGAAGAGATGGCCGGACCGGAGACGACCGTCTTCGTCGCGCGCCTCGACGGTGCTGCGATCGGATGCGGCGCGCTGCTCCGTCATCCGCAAGGATATGGCGAGGTCAAGCGCATGTATGTGCGGGCGGCCGCGCAGGGCATGGGCGTTGCCGGTAGCATTCTGGATGCGATCGAGGCTCGGGCCGTCGCCGACGGGCTCAGCCATCTGGCGCTCGAGACAGGCGACGGATTCGGCGCTGCAAAGCGCGTCTATGAACGCGCGGGCTTCGTTCGCTGCGGCGCGTTTGCCGATTACCCCGAAAGCCCCTATTCGATCTTTTATAAAAAGACGCTCGTTCGGCAGCCGGCCGAAACGACATC
- the gatC gene encoding Asp-tRNA(Asn)/Glu-tRNA(Gln) amidotransferase subunit GatC, producing MSVDIDTVKRVARLARIAVTEDEAGRMTGELNTILGFVEQLGEVDVTGVEPMTSVIPMEMKKRQDIVTDGDKAADIVANAPSTDENFFLVPKVVE from the coding sequence ATGTCTGTCGATATAGACACCGTCAAGCGCGTCGCCCGGCTCGCCCGCATCGCGGTCACCGAGGATGAGGCAGGGCGCATGACCGGCGAGCTGAACACCATTCTGGGGTTTGTCGAGCAACTGGGAGAGGTCGATGTCACCGGTGTCGAACCCATGACGTCGGTGATTCCGATGGAGATGAAGAAGCGGCAGGATATCGTGACGGACGGCGACAAGGCTGCCGACATCGTCGCGAATGCACCCTCCACCGACGAGAATTTCTTCCTCGTGCCGAAGGTGGTGGAGTAG